Genomic window (candidate division WOR-1 bacterium RIFOXYB2_FULL_36_35):
CATTGCCCGCCTCTAACACAAAAAACAAATTACAATTGCTAATTACAAATTACATCCCCACACACTCAAACTCACACTTCCTTCATTCTCAACCTCTTAAAAAAATCTTTAAGTATTTTTCCGCATTCTTCTTTAAGAATCCCTTTTGTTAGTTTGACATTATGTTTTCTTAATAATCTTCCGGCTCCGTTATCAGGGGAACTTGTTCCTATGACAACATTTCTTATTTTAGCATGAATTATGGCTCCTGCGCACATGAGACATGGTTCAAGCGTTGTGTAAAGTGTAATGTCGTTAAGATGCCATTCCCCTAACTTTTTTGCTGCTCTTCTTATACATAAAAGCTCCGCATGAGCCAGTGGATCTTCTTTTGTTTCTCTGACATTATGCGCCTTTGCTATGATTTTATCTTGTAAAACGGCTATACATCCTATGGGGACTTCTTCTTTTTTATAGGCTTTTTTAGCTTCCTTGACAGCTTCTTTCATCCATTTTTGTAGGGCTTTCATTCTTTTTAATTTTATCTGTTTATGATAAAATTGTAAACAAGATGATAAAGTTTGGAACAGATGGCTGGCGGGCTATAATATCTGACGAGTTTACTTTTGAAAATGTTCGAAAAGTAGCCTCTGCCATTGCTTTGTATTTAATAGAACACAAGAAAACAGGCAGACCGCTTATTATAGGATATGATCCTCGTTTTTTGGCGGATCAGTTTGCTTTTGAAGTTGCTAAAGTTATGAAAGATTTGGGAATAAATGTTTTATTGCCGGATCGCGATACTCCTACACCTGTTATTGCCTGGTCAGTTAAAGATAAAAAAGCATGTGGAGCTGTTATGCTTACGGCATCGCATAACCCTCCTCAATATTGCGGTATAAAATTTATTCCAGAGTATGCGGGGCCCGCAAACGAAGAGATAACAAAAGAGATAGAGGAAAATATTAGCAGCGGCAAAAAACATTGTGCTTCCACCTGTGATATTGGCGAGATAAAACATTTTAAACCTCGGGAAAAATATATTGATTTTTTGTCATCTTTGATCGATTTTTCCAGTATAAAAGGTGCGCGCCTTAAAATTATTTATGATTCGATGCATGGGTCTGGGAGAGGATATACGGATTACATCCTTCAAAATTTAAATTGTAATATTGAATCGATAAATAATTTCAGGGATGTTTTGTTTGGCGGAAACAATCCAGAACCTTCTTCTGAACTTCTTTATAATTTAAAGGAAAAAGTTAAAGAGACAAAGGCTGATTTAGGTTTGGCAAATGATGGAGACGCAGACCGGTTTGGAATAGTTGATGAGGCTGGAGTTTATTATTCTGCCAACCAGATTATAGCGATGCTTTTTGAATACTTGCTTGTAGATAAAAAGTTAAAGGGATCTGTGGTTCGAACAGTTGGAACAACATCTATGATAGATGAAATAGCCTTACTCCATAAAGTTAATATTCATGAAACCCCTGTAGGATTTAAGCATATTGCTGATTGGATGATGAAAGAAGATGTCATAATTGGAGGAGAAGAGAGCGGGGGATTATCCATTAAAGGACATATTCCGGAGAAAGACGGGATATTGGCAAATTTACTTGTTGTTGAAATGGTTGCAAAACGCAAGAAATCTCTTTCCAGAATTTGGGATGATTTGGTTTTAAAAATAGGCTTGTTTAAAGAGCTGCGAAAAAAGTTGGCTTTGAGTGAAGATCAAAAAAATGCGATAATAAAGGAATTGGGGAATACTTCTTTGAAAGAGATTGAAGGTGTTAAAATCTCAGAAGTAAGAAAAACAGATGGTATCAAAGTCATTTTAAAAGACGGAAGTTGGTTTCTTTGCAGACCTTCGGGGACAGAGCCTGTTTTACGAATTTACGCCGAATCCAAGGAGGAAAAAATATTAAACGGCATAGATTCTTATTTGAAAAGTTTGGTAAACTCAAATACCTTGGTAGCATAATATTTACGGTTTTAGAGTAAGTAATCTTGGATAAAAAGGAGATGGATGAATATGAAAAATAATAACAACGGGAAGGTAAAAGAAAAGATATTGATGGATGAAATAGCTATGAATAGAGCGTTAAAAAGGGTAGCGCATGAAATTGTCGAGAATAATAGAGGGGCTCATAACATAGTTTTAGTCGGAATAATGAACAGGGGAGTTCCGTTGGCAAAGAGGATTGCAAAAATTATCGATCAGTCTGAGAAGGAACTTATTCCCGTTGGTTCTTTGGATGTCTCTTTATACAGAGATGATCTTACAAAAAAAGGTGATTATATAACAGTCCGAAAGTCCGACATGCCTTTTTCTATTGATGATAAGATCGTTGTGTTGGTTGATGACGTTGTTTTTGCGGGCCGTACGGCGAGGGCCGCTTTGGATGGATTAAAAGATTATGGGCGTGCCGCAAAAGTTCAGCTGGTAGCTTTAGTTGACAGGGGACATCGTGAACTGCCTATTCATCCGGACTACGTGGGTAAAAAAATTCCGACAAACATTAATGAAAACGTTGCTGTTGAAGTTTTGGAAATTGATGGGGTAGATAGGGTTATAATTAAATAGCAGCCTCTTTAAGAAGGCAAGTCAAAAGCTTCGTTAAATAGTTTTTTATCTTTTGAAGTGAATTCAACGTTACGCCTTGCCATTGCGGCTGTTGCAATTTCAATTGCCTGTGTTATGCTTTGTTTCCCTTTTGTACCCCAGGCAAAAGATGGGATCATCTTTTTGTAATAAGGCTCTCCGAATAGGTTTGCGCAGACTCCTACAACACATCCCGTATATATCATTGTTCCGATTGCTGTTTTTGTATGATCTCCTATAAAACAGCCGAGAAATGTTTGTCCTGAATCTATCATTTTTCCGTCAACTTGGACTTTTACATTGCCATAATTGTTTTTTAAGTTTGAATTTGTTGTTCCTGCTCCCAGATTTACCCATGAGCAGATATAAGAATGGCCAATAAATCCATAGTGCCCTTTGTTTGTATAATCCATAATGACTGAATGGACTATTTCCCCCGCAATTCTGCATTCTTTTCCTATATATAAAGGGCCTCTTATCAGGGTATGAGGGTGGACTATTGTTTTTTCTCCTATATAAATAGGGCCTTTTGAAGCATCTAAAACAGCGCAAGGAGAAATTTCCGCATCTTTTCCGATATGAATATTTTCTTTGTTAATCAAAACAGCGGTTTTGTGAACTTTCCCTTTAATCCCAATATCCATAGATCTAAAATCTTCCTCTATATCTTCTTTTAAATTAGATATTAAATCCCAGGGATAGGTAATTTCTCTTAAGAATCCTTTGTTTTTTTGGCTGATTGGCAGAGCGCCGCAGATCAGATCCGTTTTTGATCTGAAGACTGTCAATGGAAATAATTTTTTGTCTTCTTTATTCATGTTTTTTACTTTGAATGACTCTATAATCTTTTGTTATAATCTGCCAAGTCAAACGAATAGATAAACTCCGTATGCCTTTTATAGTTGTTTTCTAAAATTGCGACAACATCTTCAATAAAAACCCTCTCCTCATCTGTTGGTATGACCAAAATCTTTACTTTTGAATCGTGAGATGAAATATCTCTCTCTTCTCTGTTTACAGCTGCTTGATTTTTTATTTTATCAAAAGAAATTCCGATATTTTCCAGGTTTGATAAAACTCTTTCCCTGAGTTTCCAGTTTAATTCTCCGGCGCCTGCCGTAAAGACAACAGCATCTGCTTTTCCAAGTATGGCAGCATATGCTCCGATATATTTTTTCAGTTTGTAAGCTTCAATTTCCTGGGCCAGTTTACACCGTTCATCTCCCTCTTCTGCCGCTTTGTCAATGTCGCGCCTGTCCATATATTTTCCTGTAATTCCAAGTAATCCGCTCTTTTTGTTTAGGACCTTGTCTATCTCTTCGGCATAAAACCCTTCTTTTTCTATCATAAATAAAATAATTGCGGGATCTATATCTCCGCATCGGGTTCCCATTACGGCTCCCTCAAGAGGGGTAAGCCCCATGCTTGTATCGATAGAAAATCCATTTTTAACCGCGCAGATAGAGACCCCGTTTCCGATGTGTAAAGTTATAACATTTGTCTCGCCTGGCTTTTTGCCGAGCATTACAGCGGCGCGCCTTGAAACATATAAATGAGAGGTTCCGTGGAATCCGTACCGTCTTACTCCGTACATGCCATACCATTCATAAGGGGTTGCGTACATATAAGAGTGTTCTGGCATGGTTTGATGAAACGCCGTGTCAAATACCGCAATTTGAGGGACATCGGAAAAAAGTTCTTGGGCTGCTTCTATCCCTGCTATATTGGGTGGATTATGCAAAGGGGCTAAATCTTGAACATTTTTTATAGCTTGAAGTACATCTTGGTCTATTTTTACGGAACTTTTAAATTTTTCTCCTCCATGGACAACTCTATGTCCTATGGCATCTATTTGTGATAAATTTTCTAAGACCCCATACTCTTTATTTAGCAACGTTTCTACTATCAGTTTTATTGCTTCCTTATGGTCGTTACATTCATGATTTTCCAGATAAGGATTTTTTCCGTTGCTTTCTTGCTTAATAAACGATCCCTGAATTCCTATTCGTTCTACTTCGCCTTTAACAAGGAGTTTTTTTATTGTCCAGTCAAAAACCTTGTATTTTATTGAAGAACTGCCACAGTTAAGAGCTAGAATTTTCATAATTTACTTTAATAACCTTGCCATCTTTTTTAATGAGTATTGCTGATAAATAAAGCTCTTTTAAAAGGCTCAAAGCCTCTCTCTCTTCCATAACAAAAAGTCCCGTTGAAAGCCCGTCTAAAAATCCGGCATCCTGTCCGATTACTGTGACAGAAACCCATGTCTTTGGAGTCTTACCTGTTTTTGGGTTTATAATATGGTTTCCCTGTTCATAAATTCCAGAGGTTGAAAGAGCTTTCCCATGACCCAAAATAAAATCTTCAAAAACATGATCCTTTTTAAAAGGGTCTTTTATGCCTATTCTTTTGGGTATTTCAAAGATCGCAATACTGCTTGTTGCATCTATAATACCATCTTTTATCCCTCTTTTAAAGAGGAGATCTCTTGCTTTTTCCACGGCAAAACCTTTAGCTATGCCATCTAGGTTTATATAAATATCTTTTTTTAGTTTTTCTATGCTGTAATCATTAGGATTAAGATTGATATTTTGATAATTACCTGACAATGTTATGTCGAAAGCTCCGTTTGTTACTTTGGAAACTTGCTTTGCCAGAGCTATGCAATTATAGGTATCTTTACTTATCTTTATTTTTACGTAAGGGTTTGCGTTGTTTATTTTGCTCACTTCACTCTGAGGATCGAATCGATTTAATTTTTTTTCCAATTCTTTTATTTTATTGTACGCGGTTTGTATATCGGTTTTTGCATCGGTGCTTTTTAGTTTTATTGTTACAAATGTTCCCATTGTTTGAAAGGTTTTTGAGCTCTCAACGGGAAGAACGCGGGATAGCTTTAAGGCAGAGAAAGATAAAATAAATAAAATTATTACGACTAAAATTATTTTAAATCGAATTTGCATTTTGACTAATTATAGCAAAACAGAAAGCAAAAATCGTTAGATGGAATTGCGGCAATATGGCTGAAATCTTCCCACAGAGTTTATCGATATATCATTATGAAAGTCAGGATAGGGTGACAATGGATAAGATAAAAGGGACTGTTTGCCTTGTGGAAACACAAAGAAATATAACAACAACTGCTAGACTGCTTAATAAGTTTCGCTTAATCGGCAGAGGGCATATGCTTGATAGACTTTTGAGAGAAATGGCAAGTAATAATAATTTAAAGATTAATTTAACTGTTATGGGCGAACGGACTACTGCGGATGTAGCAAATGGAACTGACTTATGTATAGGAATTTCTCTTTATGCGAAAGGATTAAGAGCGGCAGGAATTATAGGTAATAAACATGAAGATAGTATGGTACATTTTGAAAAAGGTATATACCCCAAAGGGTATTTCAGGCGTTTTTTTAGTATTTTAATAAGTGATACTGTTGCCGATATGCAATTTGCATTTGCTGCGATGGGCGTTTCTTTAAAGATCGATAATGATACTTTCTCTCCTTTTAATAGAGGCGATTTTTACCGGAAAATAAATTGGGGGAAAGATTTTAATAGAGATTCAGTTATAGGAAGAGGAATAGGCTATATCTTTGTTGCCGGGATTTTAGGTGGATTAACGGGATTAGCATACAGTTTTTTTTATGAGAATTATGGGTTTATGCGTTATGCGGGAGTAGGCTTTTTGTCGGGAATTGCTTTGCCTTTACTTGTTTGCGAATCATATTTGTTGATGAGAAATATGTATAGAAACTTTACATTTGATTCTAAATTTATACAATTTATAGAACTTTTTGAAAAAAAAGTTTCAGACAGACAAATTAAAAAAGCAGCTGGCATCCTTAATTGTATAGATGATTTTAACGCATTGGGAATAATTTTAGACAAAGTACATAAAGATAATCACGGGCGATTGATAAAAAAATTATCTTGTTATAATAGTGGTAGTGGGGGAGGGATATCTCATGGCAATGGTGGTAGTAGTTGGCATGTGTCAGGAGACTCAGGTAGCAATGATGTAATATATTGGTCAGATTAACCCCGATATAGATAATCGGGGTTATTTATACTAGGGGACTGTTGCATAATGGTCATTCCCGTGAAAACGGGAATCTATTTTTCATAAAACAAGATGGATCCCCGCTTTCGCGGGGATGACAAATTACAAAAACTGTCATTACGCAACAGTCTCACTAGGTTTAAGTAGCATTTTAGAATTCGAAAAGACCTGTCCTGCGCAAAGCTAAGGGGCCTATGTTTTACTATATTGGAGGAAAAGGATGAAAGTAGGAGTAAAAAGATTCGCATATGACAGTGTAAAAGAACCAAGATTGGTTCTTTGCGTTAAAAATGAAGCATTAAAAACAGCTATGTTGCGTGGCGATGTTGAAAGCTCCGGTTGGCATGGGTTTATTCAATCCAAAGAGATTGTCTTGGAAAGATGTTTAAAATGGGGGACTATAGGGGCTTCTTTTAAAAGAGCTGAAAAGCCAGAAGAGGTAGAAGGTAAAATTATTCGGTATCTTGGGAGTGGGTTTTTGACTGGTGATGTTACAAGGAACTTTTTTGAAGAAAATATAGGGTTGAGGGAAGCTAGAGATAATTATAAAAATATGCGGATTCAAAGGGGAGCTTCTCAAAAGATAATATTTCCAAAAATTTTTAACGCAGACAGAATGGAGGCTCAGAGAACACCGGAAGAAATTATAACTTTAAGATATTATGAAGCATTAGTCCAAACATTGAAAAGCAAAACAACAGAAGCTATTTTATGGGTTCTTTTTGAAAACAGAAACCCTCTTTTTGAACGGAATTTTGAAGATTTTCCCTCTGAAAAAGTAGAAAGGATAACTTCTTTCTTGTTTGATGAAAAAGATGAAAGTTTAATATCAATTTTAACTCCGCTAATTGCTCTTTTTATAGGAACTTTAGGTTCCGCGTTAGGTCCATCGTTTTTGTTTGCTGATGGGAGAGGTATACCTGCGTTTCCTTTTTTGAGTGTTTTTATCCCTCTTCTTTTATGGAACCTTTACATTATACGTGATCTTAGCAAGCGTACTACTAATGAAAATTACATTTTTTTAACCGGGCTTTTTCACGGCATTGAGCTTCAAAAAGAAATCTTGTCTTTTTCAGGAAAAAGTGTAGCAGGGGTCCCTATTGCTCAACAAGAAAAAGGTCAAAAACCTTTGACTCCAACAACAAACTCTGGTTTAAAAGCATTAGTGGCTTCAAAAAATTAAAAAGCTTTATTTTTACAAGTACACACAGCGGATTTCATATGTTTATGCTATAATTAAAAAAGGTTAGAATGAACAAGGTAAAAGGCCTTAAAACAAAAGATCTTCTTGGCCTGCGTTATCTTACCGCAGAGGATATAAATCTTATTTTAGATACCGCTCAATCTATGAAAGAAGTTATGACGCGTCCAGTTCGCAAAGTCCCTGCGCTTCTTGGTAAAAATATTGTCACTCTTTTTTATGAGCCATCAACTAGAACCCGCACAAGTTTTGATGTTGCCGCAAAAAACTTATCCGCAAACACTACAAATATTGCTTTGGCGCAAAGCAGCGTGAAAAAAGGGGAGACCTTAATTGATACTGCAAAAAATCTTGAAGTTATGGGTTATGATGGTGTTATTATCCGTCACAAAATGTCAGGAGCTCCGCATCTTTTAGCGAAAAACATAAAAGGAGCGGTTATTAATGCGGGAGATGGTTGCAATGAACATCCGACGCAAGGGCTTCTTGATATTTTTACAATGAGAGAGAAGAGAGGGGATATTGCAGGGAAGAGGGTTGTTATTGTTGGGGATATTGCGCACTCAAGAGTTGCCCGTAGTAATATCTGGGGATTAAACAAACTTGGCGCAAAAGTTGTAGTAGTAGGGCCCCCAACACTAATCCCAAAAAATATAGAAGAACTGGGGTGTGAGGTTTCCTATAAGCTTGAGAAAGTTATAGAAGATGCAGATTTTATAAATGTTTTAAGGATCCAGCTTGAACGGCAGGAAGAGGGATTGTTTCCGTCTGTTGAAGAATATCATAAATTTTACGGAATAACTGCCGATCGGCTCAAAAAATGTAAGTCCGATATAGTTGTTTTGCATCCGGGACCTATTAATCGTGGAGTTGAAATAACTTCTGAGGTTGCCGATGGCCCTTACAATGTGATTTTAGAACAGGTGACAAACGGAGTTGCGGTTCGCATGGCTGTCCTCTTTTTACTGCTATCAGGGAGAAAACCGATGTTGATGAAAAAAAATTGAAAAACGCATTCTGGCTTGACAATGGACAATCATCTTGTATAATCTTTTTATCTTAATTTAAAGGGGTGAATAATAATGGTAGAAGTTAAAGGATATTGTGTAAAATGCAAGAAGAAAACTGAAATGAAAGAGCCTAAAGCAGTCACCTTAAAAAACGGAAGAAAAGCCACCAAGGGCGAGTGTCCAAAGTGCGGCACTAAAATGTTTAAAATTGGTGGTTAGTTTTTGACACCGTCGGAACATGCGATCGTATGTTCCGACGGTAGATGATTTCCTTCTTTTTTGTTATAATCTATAAATAATGCCTCGTAAGTTTGTTCATCTTCATGTCCACTCCGAATATAGTTTATTAGATGGCGCTTCAAAGATTACGGAGCTGGTCAAAAGAGTAAAAGAGCTTGATATGTCTGCTGTTGCCTTGACGGATCATGGCAATATGTATGCTGCCGTTAAGTTTTTTCTTGAATGTAAAGAGCATGAAATAAAACCTTTAATTGGATGTGAGTTATATCTTGCTCCCCGCAGTCGGCTTGACAAAGAGACTAAAGAGGATAGATCCCCTTTTCATTTGACCTTTTTGGCAAAGGATGAAGAAGGGTATAGAAATCTTATTAAACTTGTGTCGTTAGCTTCGCTTGAAGGATTTTATAATAAACCTCGTATTGACAAGGAGCTTTTGGGAAAATAC
Coding sequences:
- a CDS encoding bifunctional pyr operon transcriptional regulator/uracil phosphoribosyltransferase — its product is MKNNNNGKVKEKILMDEIAMNRALKRVAHEIVENNRGAHNIVLVGIMNRGVPLAKRIAKIIDQSEKELIPVGSLDVSLYRDDLTKKGDYITVRKSDMPFSIDDKIVVLVDDVVFAGRTARAALDGLKDYGRAAKVQLVALVDRGHRELPIHPDYVGKKIPTNINENVAVEVLEIDGVDRVIIK
- a CDS encoding propionate kinase (involved in coenzyme B(12)-dependent 1, 2-propanediol degradation; important for the synthesis of propionyl coenzyme A during growth on 1,2-propanediol); amino-acid sequence: MKILALNCGSSSIKYKVFDWTIKKLLVKGEVERIGIQGSFIKQESNGKNPYLENHECNDHKEAIKLIVETLLNKEYGVLENLSQIDAIGHRVVHGGEKFKSSVKIDQDVLQAIKNVQDLAPLHNPPNIAGIEAAQELFSDVPQIAVFDTAFHQTMPEHSYMYATPYEWYGMYGVRRYGFHGTSHLYVSRRAAVMLGKKPGETNVITLHIGNGVSICAVKNGFSIDTSMGLTPLEGAVMGTRCGDIDPAIILFMIEKEGFYAEEIDKVLNKKSGLLGITGKYMDRRDIDKAAEEGDERCKLAQEIEAYKLKKYIGAYAAILGKADAVVFTAGAGELNWKLRERVLSNLENIGISFDKIKNQAAVNREERDISSHDSKVKILVIPTDEERVFIEDVVAILENNYKRHTEFIYSFDLADYNKRL
- a CDS encoding aspartate carbamoyltransferase, producing the protein MNKVKGLKTKDLLGLRYLTAEDINLILDTAQSMKEVMTRPVRKVPALLGKNIVTLFYEPSTRTRTSFDVAAKNLSANTTNIALAQSSVKKGETLIDTAKNLEVMGYDGVIIRHKMSGAPHLLAKNIKGAVINAGDGCNEHPTQGLLDIFTMREKRGDIAGKRVVIVGDIAHSRVARSNIWGLNKLGAKVVVVGPPTLIPKNIEELGCEVSYKLEKVIEDADFINVLRIQLERQEEGLFPSVEEYHKFYGITADRLKKCKSDIVVLHPGPINRGVEITSEVADGPYNVILEQVTNGVAVRMAVLFLLLSGRKPMLMKKN